CGTAGGTTTCTGGTTCTTCAAGCCGGAAGCGGCGGCAGCAGCGAAGAAGGCATTTCTTACGACAAGAATTGGAGATGTCGGTTTATTCGTAGGATTAATTCTAACATTTATTTATACAGGGTCTTTTGAGTACGATACAATCTTCACGGCAATTCGTGAAGGGGTTGTAGAGCAGACAACAATTACAATTATTGCGCTCCTGATATTCCTGGGGGCAGTTGGTAAGTCGGCACAATTCCCGTTACACGTATGGTTACCAGATGCGATGGAAGGACCAACACCAGTGAGTGCCTTAATTCACGCAGCAACAATGGTAGCAGCGGGAGTATATCTAGTAGCAGTCATGTACCCGATGTTTATGGCATCGAGCACAGCAATGACTGTAGTTGCCTATACAGGCGCTATAACCGCCATCTTTGCAGCATCGATTGGTCTAGTACAGAACGATATTAAACGCGTTCTCGCGTATTCTACCGTCAGTCAGTTAGGATTTATGATTTTAGCTTTAGGTACAGCAGGATATGTAGCGGGGTTATTCCATCTAATGACACATGCGTTTTTCAAAGCATTATTATTCTTGGGTGCAGGTAGCGTAATTCACGGTGTACATAGTCAAGATATCAATGAAATGGGTGGCTTGTGGAGCAAGATGAAGGTGACAGCCGTTACATTCTTAATTGGTTCCCTGGCGATTGCAGGAATTCCACCGTTGGCTGGTTTCTGGAGTAAGGATGAAATCTTTGCTTCTGTATGGCAGAGCGGAGACCGTGTGCTATTTGTCATCACAATTACTACAGCAGCAATGACAGCGTTCTATATGTTCCGCTTGTTCTTTATGACCTTTGCTGGGAAGTACCGTGGCAAGCATGAACCGCATGAAAGTGGTCCGTTTATGTTAATTCCACTCATCGTGTTATCCGTTTTTGCGATTGGTGCAGGATTTGTTAACTCTCCATTTATGCATCATGCGTTAGGTGATTATCTAATCTATGGCACGTATATCGGCGAACAAGCATTAGCATCAGGATGGATGATGATTTTATCGGTAATTCTAGGAATTGCTGGCATTTTCCTTGCGTGGTTAATCTATGCAAAGGGTGCCATCAGCAGAGACACAATACCGAATATGTTCCCTAGGTTGTACCGTCTACTGTACGATAAGTACTACATTGATGAGATTTATGCGAACGCAATTGTGAAGCCAATCGTTTCATTTGGTAAAGGCTTATGGGCTTTTGACCGCACAATTGTTGATGGAATTGTCAATGGAGTGGCAGGAGCTACGCAACGAACAGGGAAGTTCTTTAGTCTGCGTCATAACGGGCAAGTTCAAACATATGGAATGGTAACGATTATTGGCGGTATCGCAATTTTCGCCATTGCCTTCTTATTAAGGGGGTATCTCGGATGATTCCAAACATGTTAAGTTGGTTAATATTTTTCCCGCTAGTTGGTTTAATCGCAGTGTTACTTGTACCGAAAAATAACCATAACTTAATCCGTACAATCGCTGTCGTTACTACGATTGTGACGTTAATTCTATCTTTCATGATATGGGATGCGTTTGACAATCAGTTTAATGGTATCCAACTCGCAGAAAGCTATCAATGGATTGATATTGGGTTTGTTCAATTTAATTACGAAGTTGGTATTGACGGTCTATCTATGCCAATGATTCTTCTTACGACGATTGTTACCCTACTGGCCGTAGTGGCATCGTTTGGTATCAACGTGAGAGTGAAGGAATACTTCGCTTGGTTGCTAGTATTACAAACGGGTATGACAGGAGTATTCGCTGCTCTAGATATGTTCTTGTTCTTCTTGTTCT
The DNA window shown above is from Desulfuribacillus stibiiarsenatis and carries:
- the nuoL gene encoding NADH-quinone oxidoreductase subunit L gives rise to the protein MIQYAWLIPVFPLLAFVLLLLFGRSLKENAAYVGIIALLASFGLSVLVLFERTGGENYRQVINWLTFGDTTITMGFEVTALNAMMLFIVTLVSLLVHMFSRDYLHGDDRYPVFFSYLGLFTFSMLGLVLAPNILQLFIFWELVGLCSYLLVGFWFFKPEAAAAAKKAFLTTRIGDVGLFVGLILTFIYTGSFEYDTIFTAIREGVVEQTTITIIALLIFLGAVGKSAQFPLHVWLPDAMEGPTPVSALIHAATMVAAGVYLVAVMYPMFMASSTAMTVVAYTGAITAIFAASIGLVQNDIKRVLAYSTVSQLGFMILALGTAGYVAGLFHLMTHAFFKALLFLGAGSVIHGVHSQDINEMGGLWSKMKVTAVTFLIGSLAIAGIPPLAGFWSKDEIFASVWQSGDRVLFVITITTAAMTAFYMFRLFFMTFAGKYRGKHEPHESGPFMLIPLIVLSVFAIGAGFVNSPFMHHALGDYLIYGTYIGEQALASGWMMILSVILGIAGIFLAWLIYAKGAISRDTIPNMFPRLYRLLYDKYYIDEIYANAIVKPIVSFGKGLWAFDRTIVDGIVNGVAGATQRTGKFFSLRHNGQVQTYGMVTIIGGIAIFAIAFLLRGYLG